The stretch of DNA CGGTCAAGTCCGGTCATGCCCAGCATCTTGAACTTATGAAAGAAATCGTTGATCACCCTGAATGCTGGCAACTGGTCAAGATCGCCGGCACTGGTGATGAAAATGTTCTCGAGAAGGTGGTGATGTCCACCATGGCGGCCGGCAACAAAATTCTGCCGTATCTTGTTCCGCCCCGGGTTATGTCTTCAGCCGGTGGGGTGCCTGTTCCCTTTTGATTTTATTTTTCCGATTTTGGTTGTGTTTTCAGGCGAGGCGTACAGCAATGTATGCCTCGTTTTTTTTTGCGGGGACAATGCGCCGACGCACCGCGTATCTTCATGGTGCAAAAGGATGTTGAAATGGTTTGCAAAAAAGACTAAAGACTACGGATCGTAAAAAAAATTGTCGATCAAACTGAATTTATTGGGACTTGTCCCAATGAGACGACATTTTCGTAATAATCATCGCGCAAAAAGCAGGGTTAAAAGAATGCAGCTACAAGGTAAAGTGGGATTTCTCGGTGGCGGCCGCATGGCCGAGGCCCTGATCAGGGGCATACTGAAAGCTGGTCTGGCGGACAGTGCCGATATTGTTGCCGTCGATCCGGATGAAGGACGGCGGAATCTGCTGGAAAAAGAGTATCATATCCGAACGGCAAAGTCCCATGGGGATCTGGCGGACTGTGCAATTGTCATCCTGGCGGTGAAACCGCAGATCATGGGCGTGCTTCTTGACGGATGCAGATCCTGGCTTGATTCCCGCCATCTTGTTATCTCCATCGCCGCGGGGATTCCCATTGCCTTTATGGAAAAACGGCTGGGAGACGGCTGTCGTGTCATCCGCGTTATGCCGAACACCCCGGCTTTGGTGCTGGAGGGTGCATCGGCGCTGAGCGGTGGAACAAATACCGGAAAGCAGGACATGGAAACCGCGGAACGGATTTTTTCCGCCATCGGCAAAAGTGTTGTGTTGCCGGAGAGTTACCTTGACGCAGTTACAGGTTTAAGCGGCAGCGGGCCGGCCTATGTTTTTCAATTCATTGATGCCTTGGTTGACGGCGCGATCAAGGTCGGCCTCAACCGTCATGATGCTGAAATCCTGGTATTGCAGACAATTCTCGGTTCGGTGCGACTGGCTCTCGAAACAGGGAAGCATCCGGCCGAATTAAAGGCAATGGTGACCTCGCCGGGAGGAACAACCATTGCCGGACTTCACGAACTGGAGAAGGCGGGATTCAAGGCCGGGATCATGAACGCCGTTGAGGCGGCGACAAAGCGATCGGAAGAACTCGGAAAACTTGTCTGACCACGTCCGGTCAAGAAACGCGATGGACCGGCAGGAGCAAAAAACTCATGCACTGTAAAAGGGTCGGTATTATCCTGAAAAAGGATTCGGCAAGAGCCCGGGATGTCGGCAATGATCTGGTCGCCTGGTTTGCGCGCAAATCCATCGAAACCCTTATCGATACCATTGTTCCGGAGCTCGATATTCTGATTATCCTCGGCGGTGACGGCACCCTGCTGCACGTGGCCGAGGAAGCGAGTCAGTGCCGGGTTCCAGTGGTCGGCGTCAATCTCGGCAATCTGGGTTTTTTGACGGAAGTCGCGGAAAATGAAAAGTTCCAGGCCCTTGATTCCATTTTGGCCGGATCCGCCGTGATCGAAGACCGGACCATGCTGAAAACCAGGCTGCGGACCAATACTTCGACCAGCCCCTGGCGTTATGCCTTGAATGATGTTGTCATCAGCAAGGGCAATATCGACCGGCTTGTCCGTCTCTGCACCTGGGTGGACAGCGAATACCTCAACACCTACAAAGCGGATGGACTTATTTTTTCCACCCCCACCGGCTCCACGGCCTATAACCTGTCCGCCGGAGGGCCTATTGTTCATCCGGCGCTTGCCTCCATCATGGTAACGCCGATCTGTCCCTTTATGCTGGAGAGCCGCCCCGTGCTCCTGCCGGCATCGGTCCGTTTGTGCACGAGGCTGGCAGGATCCGTCGCCGACGTCAAGGTGATTGTCGACGGTCAGCTTGCCTGGGACATGCGCGAAACGGACAATCTTGATATCGCCACCTCGGAAAATCCATTGCGGCTGATCTGTTCACCCCAGAAGGGTTATTTTGATATCCTGCGCTGTAAGTTGAACTGGGGCGGGGTGACAGACGGGGTGTGAGGCTGTTTGCCGGTGACTCACAGAAGCCGGGGCTCCCATGCTGACCCGGGCTCTGTGAGTTTTTTGACGGCGGATGATTTTTAAGCAGACATCATTATTCGTCAAAGGAGGTGGAAAGTTTTTCTTTTTCCTGTTCCATGGCTTCTTTCCCCGCCTCAATGGCGGCGCTTAACGCCTGCTTCTTGTCGTCAAGGTACTCCTTGCCGTGACTGATCATTTCCGTGCCCCGGTTGATCAGTTTCTTGCCCTGTTCGATCATATCCTTTCCCCGGTCAATGACATGTTCGGCGCTGCCTTTCAGGTGCTCGGGTATTTTTCCTGATTTTTCCGCCAGGTCATTGCCGTAATCCTTGATGATCTGCCTGGTTTCCGCGCCTGTTTTCGGGGCAACAAGCAGGGCGATGCCCGCGCCGATAACGGTTCCGGCCAAAAAAGACACAAGCGCCACGGTTGAATTACATGAATCGTCTCTATTCATCAAAATACCTCCTGTCGAGTGGGGTTTCATTTTTTTTAAAAAAACTGGTAAAGGCTGCAACACCGGCGCTGATCCCGCCGACCTGGGCAACAAGGGGATTGATCGTCTTCTTGACCAGGATTGCCGTGGAGAGCAGAGTATTTCCCGTCTGTTGCAGGGTTTCAATGATGTTGTCCGTCCTTTCGATTTTGTCGTTCAGGGAAAGGGTGAGGATCTGCAGTTCGGAACTCGTTTCCGTTGCTTTTGCCAGCAAAGGCTCGAGTTCTCTGTTGATGGCGTCAAGTGTTTCTTCCGCCTTTCTGGTTGTCCGCTTGATCTGGTTAAGGGCCGGGATCAGCAGGACAACGATGATCACCATAGCCACCGAGGCTGTCATGTAAAAAATATCGCTGGTCGACACGGGTAAACTCCTTTCTTTCTATTGTGTGCAGATATGCTACGGTTTGTAAAGCAAATTTTCAATTATCTGGAAAGGTTGCTACCTTTTTTTGATGTTGAATTTTTTCATTTTATACTGCAGCAGGCTTTTGGTGATTCCAAGCTCTTTGGCTGCCTGTGTCTGGATGAAACCGGATTTGCCCAGCGCATTGCGTAATACTTTTTCTTCAATGGCGTCAAGCAGCTGCGGTAACGGCGTGCCGTCCGTGCCGATGTCATCCGGGACAAAAGACGACACCGCCGCAACGGGTGGTTTTTTCATTTCACTGTCCGGCAGGACGTCATCCGGATTTATCACATTGTTTGTGCAAAGAATACTGGCCCGTTCAATTGTGTTTTCAAGCTCCCGGATATTTCCCTCCCAGGGGAGGGTTGTGAGGAAACGGAGGGCCGCGGGCGTAATTTTGAGTTCCGGCTTGTTGAGCTGTCTGGTAAATTTGTTGATGAAATGGTGAACAAGCAGAGGGATGTCGTCCGACCTCTCCCGGAGCGGCGGAAGGTGCAGGTGGAGCACATTGAGCCGATAATAGAGGTCTTCCCTGAAGCGTCCCTCCTCGACCTCCTGTTTGAGGTCTTTGTTGGTGGCTGCGACGATGCGTACATCAACCTTCTGCTCTTCGGCGCCACCCACCCGTTGAAAGGTTTTTTCCTGCAGAATGCGGAGCAGTTTGGCCTGCAGGGACAGGGCCATTTCTCCGATCTCGTCAAGAAAAAGGGTTCCTTGGTCCGCCAGTTCGAAACGGCCTTTCCTGAGGGCGATGGCGCCGGTGAAAGCGCCTTTTTCATGGCCGAAAAGTTCGCTTTCAAGCAGGGATTCGGGCAGGGCGGCGCAATTGATTGAAATAAAGGGCTGTTTTTGCCGAGGGCTGTTGTTGTGGATCGCCCGGGCCACCAGTTCCTTTCCCGTGCCCGATTCTCCTGTGATAAGAACCGATGCCGGAGTGGGTGCTATCTTCTCGATCAAAGAGTAGAGCTGCTGCATTTGTTTGTTCTTGCCGATCATCTCGGAAAAACTGTAACGCTCCCGGACCTCGGTTCGCAGGCGGATGTTTTCCCGCAATAGTGAATAGTGATCGATTGCCTTTTTTATATTGGCGATCAGTTCCGTGTTTTTGAACGGTTTGGTCAGATAGTTGAACGCACCGTCGCGCATGGCGGTAACCGCCTTTTCAACTTCACCGTATGCCGTCAGCATGATAACGGGAAGATCCGGGTTGTGTTGTTTTACCCTGTTAAGCAGCTCCATGCCGCCCATTACCGGCATCTGCATATCGGTGATGATCAGGTCAAGATCGGAAGTTCTCACCACATCCAGGGCATTTTTGCCGTTTTCGGCGGTGAGGACTTCAAAGCCTTCGTCCCGTAACAACTCGGCAAGGATGATCAGATAGTTCGGTTCATCATCAACTACCAGGATAGTGTGCATTATATTTGCTCATGTTTTTTTTGCATGGAAAAAAATCTTTGATAAATGTGCTCATGGTCTTTGCAGGACTATGTCCGGCATAGGTTTTTGGTCAAGCACGGTGATGTCATGCAGCCGTTTTTGCATTTTTTCAAAGAGCTCGTAAGGCACCCGCTGTTTTTTGTTGTTGCCGCCGAGTCGGGTGCCGTTTCGGATGGAGCCGTGAAAATCACTGCCGCCGGTGATGAGCAGCCCGATTTCGTTGCAGAGATCACAGAGCTTGCGCCGGTCCGCAACGGAGTAAATCGGATAAAAGGCCTCGGCTCCTTTAATGCCGAGCTTGTGCAGTCGCTTCAGCACGTCGGCAAGTACGGGCATGGTTCTGTCTATGGTAAACGGGTGCGCCACGACGGCAATGCCGCCCGCGGCGCTGATCATGTCAATGGCATCCGCGGCCTGGAGTCTTGCTCTTTCCGCATAGGCCGGGGCGCCTCTGCGCAGGTAGCGGGCAAAGGCTTCGTCCATGGTTTTGACTATTTTTCTTTCCATGAGGAGGGTGGCGATGTGCGGCCTTCCCGTTTGCCCGGTTGCGGAGTATTTTTTGAGCTCTTCCCGGTTGACCATGATGCCGAGACCATTCAGGTTCGCAAGAATTTCCTCATTTCGTTCCTCCCTGGCCTGCTGCACCTTTTTCAGGTTTTTGAGGAGGGCGGTGGAGCAATGATGAAAACCGTAGCCCAGGATATGCAGGGGGGTTTCATCGAGATACGCACTGATTTCGACTCCCGAGACGACTTCAATGCCGTTCTTTTTCCCGGCCTCCATGGCCTCGGCCGTTCCCTCGATGGTGTCGTGATCGGTAATGGAGATTGCCGAGATGCCGAGCCGCCGGGCTTCCTCAACCAGTTCTTCCGGGGTCATGGTTCCATCGGAACAGGTCGAATGAAGATGCAGATCGATATATTTCATTTATGAATTTTATCCGCATCAGGGGAGCTCTGCAAGAAGATTAGGTTGAAAATCTGTAACTATCCTGCAGGGCCGCATTTGTTCCAGCGTCTGCCGATGGTCGCTTGCCTGTCATCGGCCTGATCCGCATGCCCTCTGTTTTGTCATGAAAGGAGTTTTACGGGTTCATCATTATTTGTTTGAATAATAGATCTTCCTCTTGTTAAGATAATCACTGTATGTGGATTCCGGAGAGGTCTTTCCGGCGGATGATACCACGGCACCATTGTTTTTGTTTCGCAAGAGATTTGCAGGATATTTTTCAGGTTTTACCGTAAGGGGGAATCATGGCACAGATTGATGCCTTTTTTAAGCTGATGAACGACCAGGGGGCCTCGGACCTGCATCTGGTTGCCGGCCAGCAGCCCGTGCTTCGCATACGGGGTGATATGGAGCGGGTCAAGTACAAGGTTCTTGATAATGACACGTTGAAGGCCATGTTGTATGAAATTGTCAGTGAGGACAAGGCGAAGCACTTTGAGGAAACCGGGGATGTCGATTTCGGCTATGAAATTCCCGGTTTAGCCAGGTACCGCGGTAATTTGTTCCAGCAGAAGTATGGTATCGGCGCCGTCTTCCGGGAAATTCCCAGTGAAATCCTCAGTTGTGACCAGTTGAAGCTGCCCGGGGTGATCAAGAAACTTGCTTACCTGCCCAAGGGGATGGTACTTGTTACCGGGCCGACAGGCAGCGGCAAGTCAACAACCCTTGCCGCCATTGTCGATGAAGTCAACAGCTCGCGCAGCGACCATATTCTGACCATTGAAGATCCCATCGAGTTTGTTCACAAAAGCAAGAAATGCGTTGTCAATCATCGGGAGGTCGGCCTGCACACCCAGAGCTTTTCCGCCGCCCTGCGCGGGGCGCTGCGTGAAGACCCTGATATCATCCTTGTGGGCGAGATGCGCGATCTTGAAACCATTGCCCTGGCCATGGAGGCGGCCATGACCGGTCATCTTGTTTTCGGCACCCTGCATACCCTGAATGCGGCGAAAACCGTGGACAGGGTCATTGAGATTTTCCCCTCCAGCCAGCAGGCCCAGGTTCGCTCCACCCTGGCGGACGCCCTGAAGGCGGTGGTTTCGCAAACCCTTTTCAAGCGGATCGATGTCAAGGGCAGGTGCGCTGCCCTGGAAATTCTTATTTGCACACCGGCCGTGCGCAACCTCATCCGTGAAGGAAAGACCTATCAGATTCCATCGGCCATGCAGACCGGCAAGCGCTACGGCATGCAAACCCTTGACGATGCCATTCTGGAGCACCTTACCAATGGCTGGATATCCCCGGACGCAGCTTATTCAAACTGCATTGACAAGGGTAAGTTTGTTCAGTTTCTGAGCAAGCCGCCCACCGATTTTACCGATGTGTGATTTTCCTTTGTGCCGGCCGCAAAGGTGGTTACTGCAATTTCCCCTTTTCTCACGGAAAAGGTGATTGTCCCGTCAACCGCGGTAATGTAGCTGGTGAACCCCGCTTTCGCGCACCGTTCCTCGACTTCGACGGCGGGGAATTTTCCCTTCTTGTGTTTGCCGGCTGAGATGACTCCGTAAGCGGGAGATACCGCGGCAAGAAATTCCTCACTGCTGGACGTGTTGCTGCCGTGGTGGGCAAGCAAAAGCACGTCGGCGCGTATCGCTTTTTTCTCCTTCACCAATCTTTTTTCCGTATCCTGATCAATATCTCCGCTGAAAAGAAACTGCCGGCCCCGGCTGTCGAACCGTATCACCAGGCTCTTGCCGTTATCGGTAAAAATGTCTTTGCTGCGGTGGTAATCAGCGATGTTGACCAGCCGTGCTTCCGTGGTTTGCAGCAGGGTTTCGTTTTCGCCGGGGATATGCAGCGTGGTCCCCAGCCGCCGGGCAAGCGTCAGCAGTTCGGCGTAGCGTGTCCCGTCGGCTTTTGCGCCGTTTATCCAAAGGGTGCGCGGCCTGAATCGTTCCAGGATGAAGAAGAGTCCGTTGTAATGATCCCCATCCGGATGGCTGATGACGATTCCTTCCAGGCGGGTGATTCTTTTCTTCCAGAGGTAGGGTGCAATAATGTTTTCCCCGGCA from Desulfobulbaceae bacterium DB1 encodes:
- a CDS encoding type IV pili twitching motility protein PilT, producing MAQIDAFFKLMNDQGASDLHLVAGQQPVLRIRGDMERVKYKVLDNDTLKAMLYEIVSEDKAKHFEETGDVDFGYEIPGLARYRGNLFQQKYGIGAVFREIPSEILSCDQLKLPGVIKKLAYLPKGMVLVTGPTGSGKSTTLAAIVDEVNSSRSDHILTIEDPIEFVHKSKKCVVNHREVGLHTQSFSAALRGALREDPDIILVGEMRDLETIALAMEAAMTGHLVFGTLHTLNAAKTVDRVIEIFPSSQQAQVRSTLADALKAVVSQTLFKRIDVKGRCAALEILICTPAVRNLIREGKTYQIPSAMQTGKRYGMQTLDDAILEHLTNGWISPDAAYSNCIDKGKFVQFLSKPPTDFTDV
- a CDS encoding DNA-binding response regulator: MHTILVVDDEPNYLIILAELLRDEGFEVLTAENGKNALDVVRTSDLDLIITDMQMPVMGGMELLNRVKQHNPDLPVIMLTAYGEVEKAVTAMRDGAFNYLTKPFKNTELIANIKKAIDHYSLLRENIRLRTEVRERYSFSEMIGKNKQMQQLYSLIEKIAPTPASVLITGESGTGKELVARAIHNNSPRQKQPFISINCAALPESLLESELFGHEKGAFTGAIALRKGRFELADQGTLFLDEIGEMALSLQAKLLRILQEKTFQRVGGAEEQKVDVRIVAATNKDLKQEVEEGRFREDLYYRLNVLHLHLPPLRERSDDIPLLVHHFINKFTRQLNKPELKITPAALRFLTTLPWEGNIRELENTIERASILCTNNVINPDDVLPDSEMKKPPVAAVSSFVPDDIGTDGTPLPQLLDAIEEKVLRNALGKSGFIQTQAAKELGITKSLLQYKMKKFNIKKR
- a CDS encoding pyrroline-5-carboxylate reductase; amino-acid sequence: MQLQGKVGFLGGGRMAEALIRGILKAGLADSADIVAVDPDEGRRNLLEKEYHIRTAKSHGDLADCAIVILAVKPQIMGVLLDGCRSWLDSRHLVISIAAGIPIAFMEKRLGDGCRVIRVMPNTPALVLEGASALSGGTNTGKQDMETAERIFSAIGKSVVLPESYLDAVTGLSGSGPAYVFQFIDALVDGAIKVGLNRHDAEILVLQTILGSVRLALETGKHPAELKAMVTSPGGTTIAGLHELEKAGFKAGIMNAVEAATKRSEELGKLV
- a CDS encoding NAD(+) kinase, yielding MHCKRVGIILKKDSARARDVGNDLVAWFARKSIETLIDTIVPELDILIILGGDGTLLHVAEEASQCRVPVVGVNLGNLGFLTEVAENEKFQALDSILAGSAVIEDRTMLKTRLRTNTSTSPWRYALNDVVISKGNIDRLVRLCTWVDSEYLNTYKADGLIFSTPTGSTAYNLSAGGPIVHPALASIMVTPICPFMLESRPVLLPASVRLCTRLAGSVADVKVIVDGQLAWDMRETDNLDIATSENPLRLICSPQKGYFDILRCKLNWGGVTDGV